Proteins from a single region of Dermochelys coriacea isolate rDerCor1 chromosome 28, rDerCor1.pri.v4, whole genome shotgun sequence:
- the EPHB4 gene encoding ephrin type-B receptor 4: MEVWLLCLWIPLTQAVEETLLNTRLETSDLKWTTYPQTDGQWEELSGLDEERQHSVRTFEVCAVEGPGREAWLRSGFVPRRGAAHVYAELRYTVVECFSLPRPARACKETFNVFFYEADRDLATATDPPWLENPWVKVDTVAAEHLTRKRPGAEATGKVNVKTLRLGPLAKAGFYVAFQDQGACMALLGVRLYFKKCPGAVARLAAFPETVPRELVTPVAGTCVAGAGPEGPGPLSMYCREDGRWAEHAPAGCGCLAGHQSAEGNTQCRACAPGTFKATRGEGSCQPCPPYSHSSAPGSAICSCRNGYFRASADPPGSPCTTTPSAPRSIVARLNGSVVALAWSEPLESGGRRDVTYNVLCSECPEGLPCRRCARLSLAPGAVGLAEPGVTVQGLLPYVTYTFEIQAVNGVSDLSPNPPQAELVNVTTSKDVPLPVDRVQGSLSPTGMVLSWPVPQPPSGRILDYEVKYYEKGAASGESPMFVKASEARVTLEGLRRGASYGVRVRARSEAGYGDFGPEFLVPVQGSEAGGRAEQLGLIVGAAAVGALLVLAVVAVAVICVRKHGAGGRDPEYSDKHSQYLIGHGTKLYIDPFTYEDPNEAVREFAKEIDISYVKIEEVIGAGEFGEVCRGRLKVPGKKESCVAIKTLKGGYTERQRREFLSEASIMGQFEHPNIIRLEGVVTSSTPVMILTEFMENGALDSFLRLNEGQFAPIQLVGMLRGIASGMRYLAEMSYVHRDLAARNILVNCNLVCKVSDFGLSRFLEENSSDPTYTSSLGGKIPIRWTAPEAIAFRKFTSASDAWSYGIVMWEVMSFGERPYWDMSNQDVINAIEQDYRLPPPAACPTALHQLMLDCWQKERSARPRFAQIVGSLDKLIRNPATLRIVARDGGGPSHPLLDQRAPHYAAFGSVRDWLQAINMGCYEENFTTAGFGSFELLRQISSEDLLRIGVTLAGHQKKILSSVQNLRIQNKTAPSGGAAGGRF; this comes from the exons ATGGAGGTCTGGCTGCTTTGTCTCTGGATCCCCCTCACTCAGGCAGTGGAAG AGACCTTGCTGAACACCAGGCTGGAGACATCGGATCTGAAATGGACGACGTACCCCCAAACTGATGGCCAG TGGGAGGAGCTGAGCGGGCTGGACGAGGAGCGCCAGCACTCGGTGCGGACCTTCGAGGTGTGCGCGGTGGAGGGCCCGGGCCGGGAGGCCTGGCTCCGCAGCGGCTTCGTGCCCCGCCGGGGGGCGGCCCACGTCTACGCCGAGCTGCGCTACACCGTGGTGGAGTGTTTCTCCCTCCCGCGCCCGGCCCGCGCCTGCAAGGAGACCTTCAACGTCTTCTTCTACGAGGCCGACCGGGACCTGGCCACGGCCACCGACCCGCCCTGGCTGGAGAACCCCTGGGTCAAGGTGGACACGGTGGCGGCCGAGCACCTGACCCGCAAGCGCCCGGGGGCCGAGGCCACGGGGAAGGTCAACGTCAAGACCCTGCGGCTGGGGCCGCTGGCCAAAGCCGGCTTCTACGTGGCCTTCCAGGACCAGGGAGCCTGCATGGCGCTCCTCGGCGTCCGGCTCTATTTCAAAAAGTGCCCCGGAGCCGTGGCCCGGCTGGCCGCCTTCCCGGAGACGGTGCCCCGGGAGCTGGTGACGCCCGTGGCCGGCACCTGCgtggccggggccgggccggagGGGCCCGGGCCCCTCAGCATGTACTGCCGGGAGGACGGGCGCTGGGCCGAGCACGCGCCCGCCGGCTGCGGCTGCCTGGCCGGGCACCAATCCGCCGAGGGGAACACGCAGTGCCGAG CCTGTGCCCCAGGCACCTTCAAGGCTACGCGgggggagggctcctgccagccctgccccccctacAGCCATTCCTCCGCGCCCGGCTCTGCCATCTGCTCCTGCCGCAACGGGTACTTCCGCGCCAGCGCCGACCCGCCCGGCTCCCCCTGCACCA CAACCCCGTCGGCCCCGCGCAGCATCGTGGCCCGGCTCAACGGCTCGGTGGTGGCGCTGGCCTGGAGCGAGCCCCTGGAGAGCGGGGGCCGGCGGGACGTGACCTACAACGTGCTCTGCTCCGAGTGCCCCGAGGGGCTGCCCTGCCGGCGCTGCGCCCGTCTGAGCTTGGCCCCCGGCGCCGTGGGGCTGGCGGAGCCGGGAGTGACGGTCCAGGGGCTGCTGCCCTACGTCACCTACACCTTCGAGATCCAGGCCGTCAACGGGGTGTCGGACCTGAGCCCCAACCCGCCCCAGGCCGAGCTGGTCAACGTCACCACCAGCAAGGACG TGCCCCTGCCCGTCGACAGGGTCCAGGGGTCTCTCTCCCCAACTGGGATGGTTCTGAGCTGGCCGGTGCCGCAGCCCCCCAGCGGACGTATCCTGGACTACGAGGTGAAATACTACGAGAAG GGCGCGGCGAGCGGGGAGTCCCCCATGTTTGTGAAGGCATCGGAGGCCCGGGTGACACTGGAGGGGCTGCGCCGTGGGGCGTCCTATGGGGTGCGGGTCCGCGCCCGCTCTGAGGCCGGCTACGGGGACTTCGGGCCGGAGTTCCTCGTTCCCGTGCAGGGCAGTG AAGCGGGGGGCCGGGCGGAGCAGCTGGGGCTGATCGTGGGGGCGGCCGCCGTGGGGGCCCTGCTGGTGCTGGCTGTGGTGGCAGTGGCTGTGATCTGTGTCAG GAAGCACGGGGCAGGGGGCCGCGACCCTGAATACTCGGACAAACACAGCCAGTACCTCATTGGGCATG GCACCAAACTCTACATCGACCCCTTCACCTACGAGGACCCCAATGAGGCCGTGCGGGAATTCGCCAAAGAGATCGACATCTCCTACGTGAAAATCGAGGAGGTGATCGGAGCCG gggagttcggggagGTCTGCCGGGGCCGGCTGAAGGTGCCCGGGAAGAAGGAGAGCTGCGTGGCCATCAAGACACTGAAGGGGGGGTACACGGAGCGGCAGCGCCGGGAGTTCCTCAGCGAGGCCAGCATCATGGGGCAGTTCGAGCACCCCAACATAATCCGGCTGGAGGGGGTGGTGACCAGCAGCACCCCGGTCATGATCCTCACCGAGTTCATGGAGAACGGGGCACTTGACTCCTTCCTGCGG cTGAACGAGGGGCAGTTCGCGCCCATCCAGCTGGTGGGCATGCTGAGGGGCATCGCCTCGGGGATGCGCTACCTGGCCGAGATGAGCTACGTCCACCGGGACCTGGCCGCCCGCAACATCCTGGTCAACTGCAACCTGGTCTGCAAAGTCTCCGACTTCGGCCTCTCCCGCTTCCTGGAGGAGAACTCCTCCGACCCCACCTACACCAGCTCCCTG ggcgGGAAGATCCCCATTCGCTGGACGGCCCCCGAGGCCATCGCTTTCCGCAAGTTCACCTCGGCCAGCGACGCCTGGAGCTACGGGATCGTCATGTGGGAGGTGATGTCCTTCGGGGAGCGGCCCTACTGGGACATGTCCAACCAGGAC GTGATCAACGCCATCGAGCAGGATTAccgcctgccccccccggccgccTGCCCCACGGCGCTGCACCAGCTCATGCTGGATTGCTGGCAGAAGGAACGAAGTGCCCGGCCCCGCTTCGCCCAGATCGTCGGCTCCCTCGACAAGCTGATCCGCAACCCGGCCACGCTGCGCATCGTCGCCCGGGACGGCGGGGG gccatCCCACCCCCTCCTGGACCAGCGGGCCCCCCACTACGCCGCCTTCGGCTCGGTCCGCGACTGGCTCCAGGCCATCAACATGGGCTGCTACGAGGAAAACTTCACCACGGCCGGATTCGGCTCCTTCGAGCTGCTTCGCCAGATCTCCAGCGA GGACCTGCTCCGAATCGGGGTGACCCTGGCCGGCCACCAGAAGAAGATTCTCTCCAGCGTCCAGAACCTGCGAATCCAAAACAAAACGGCCCCATCCGGGGGGGCTGCCGGGGGCCGATTCTGA
- the LOC119849322 gene encoding stress-associated endoplasmic reticulum protein 1-like, giving the protein MSGVQRMRVANERHSKSITQRGGLHRAPKAPPEEKAAVGPWLLALFVFVVCGSAIFQIIQSIRLGG; this is encoded by the exons ATGTCCGGGGTGCAGCGCATGAGGGTGGCCAACGAGAGGCACAGCAAGAGCATCACCCAGCGGGGGGGCCTGCACCGCGCCCCG AAAGCCCCCCCGGAAGAGAAAGCCGCCGTGGGGCCGTGGTTGCTGGCCCTGTTCGTGTTCGTGGTCTGTGGCTCAG ctatcttCCAGATAATCCAGAGCATCCGCCTCGGAGGATGA
- the SRRT gene encoding serrate RNA effector molecule homolog, translating into MGDSDDEYDRRRRDKFRRERSDYDRSRERDDRRRDDWNDREWDRGRERRSRGEYRDYDRNRRERFSPPRHELSPPQKRMRRDW; encoded by the exons ATGGGCGACAGCGACGACGAATACGACCGCCGGCGCCGGGACAAGTTCCGGCGGGAGAGAAGCGACTACGATCGCTCCCGGGAACGCGATGACCGGCGGCGAGACGACTGGAACGAcag GGAATGGGACCGCGGCCGGGAGCGCCGGAGCCGGGGCGAGTACCGGGACTATGACCGCAACCGCCGGGAGCGTTTCTCTCCCCCCCGGCACGAGCTCAGCCCCCCCCAGAAACGCATGCGCCGTGACTGGTGA